The Cloeon dipterum chromosome 3, ieCloDipt1.1, whole genome shotgun sequence genome includes a region encoding these proteins:
- the LOC135941205 gene encoding uncharacterized protein LOC135941205 isoform X1: protein MMRVTLIACFAALAASTSAEWSWSGSQSVGSTDKPVQSEALDHLTKAEFVSVPDQQTDKSETIIDTIIQSGREGRTLSEDAYQQVASEPAFKRVIAAGDDAQARQFVKERLCNLGLMTCDGIEGKAGYIQPHDVFYAQPVAIKPVGEPIPAVPIRQPHAYKPFPGPNQHGFPGPNQQGFPGPGGANFNQYPRPGGYPSFGKRPPPINGGIYGPPKPVPFAGDDYAVKKTQHKELVTGGGIGGPVQHVHHHYHHGNSGAAPIGGGLPLGGGLSQGGGGLPLGGGGFQASGGSGFQASGVGVYPGFSKAPPPIYEPELEPDDQPGQGEYGAPFYKKELNLSNNKKQVYGSAATNFNSYAGQYNGYESPRSDKCYCVPIEQCPANEVIGRKEDNPASLIDPRNKETAIEAEDLEEKDHVKREDVGNTTESSNTTVSTEAPRTKREAVDSTKDAAKPQARLLGLKSDKVKPTFGVSFGLPYGYGQPYPLNPFGSVPSAVNPFFGSVGPGGLSLGPVSVNPLVSIQVTKDEFGEKVIKPLVNLHVTPNKGLLHKFQGLVGGFGGGGYPPPVHHVHHGHINHNHPPPPFILPGPPRPHPPPFYGPGPFRPPYAPGPYRKGHHEEYIDDDDDDEEFVYPAGRERDPERPVSRPTQPLRSQYAEKYASPQNYYNSPARTGDDFKLPPTSRAVKFPRDRRDVEVVAERQFGGNQLGNGNRCPSYQVCCRNPGRPAYAPQQQQGYPQCGRRNAQGINGRIKNPVYADGDSEFGEYPWQAAILKKDAHESVYVCGGTLIDNQHVITAAHCVKGYNGQELRVRLGEWDVNHDVEFYPYIETDVARVTVHPEFYAGTLFNDLAIIKLIRPVDLQRNPHISAACLPDPHNDFSGSRCYTTGWGKDAFGDFGKYQNILKEVDVPVVSHHQCQSQLQQTRLGYDFKLHPGFICAGGEEGKDACKGDGGGPMVCEKGGSWQVVGVVSWGIGCGQYGVPGVYVKVAHYLDWIRQITRQPF, encoded by the exons AGTCCGAGGCTTTGGACCATCTGACCAAGGCTGAGTTCGTATCTGTTCCTGACCAACAGACTGACAAGAGCGAAACCATCATCGACACTATTATCCAGTCTGGTCGCGAAGGTCGCACCTTGAGCGAAGATGCATACCAACAGGTGGCTAGTGAACCCGCTTTCAAGAGGGTCATCGCGGCCGGAGACGACGCCCAAGCCAGACAGTTCGTCAAGGAGAGGCTTTGCAATTTGGGACTGATGAcc tgcGACGGAATCGAAGGAAAGGCGGGTTACATCCAACCCCACGACGTTTTCTACGCTCAACCTGTTGCCATCAAGCCGGTCGGCGAGCCCATCCCCGCCGTGCCCATCCGTCAGCCTCATGCTTACAAACCCTTCCCCGGACCAAACCAACATGGATTTCCCGGACCGAACCAACAAGGATTCCCTGGACCTGGCGGCGCCAACTTCAACCAGTACCCCCGTCCTGGCGGCTACCCCAGTTTCGGCAAGCGTCCTCCTCCCATCAACGGTGGCATCTATGGACCCCCTAAGCCGGTGCCCTTTGCTGGGGATGACTACGCGGTGAAGAAGACACAGCACAAGGAACTTGTGACTGGAGGCGGCATCGGCGGCCCTGTGCAGCACGTGCACCACCACTACCACCACGGAAACTCCGGCGCAGCTCCCATTGGAGGCGGTCTTCCCCTTGGCGGCGGTCTTTCCCAAGGCGGCGGCGGTCTGCCCCTGGGAGGTGGTGGTTTCCAAGCATCTGGAGGTAGTGGTTTCCAGGCATCTGGCGTCGGCGTCTACCCTGGATTCAGCAAGGCACCCCCTCCAATCTACGAGCCTGAACTCGAGCCTGACGACCAGCCAGGACAGGGCGAATATGGAGCACCTTTCTACAAGAAGGAACTGAATCTGAGCAACAACAAGAAGCAGGTTTATGGCTCGGCCGCTACTAACTTCAACAGCTACGCTGGACAGTACAACGGCTACGAATCTCCCAGGTCGGACAAGTGCTATTGCGTTCCCATTGAGCAATGCCCTGCCAACGAAGTCATCGGCCGCAAGGAGGACAACCCCGCCTCACTCATTGACCCCAGAAACAAGGAAACCGCCATCGAAGCCGAGGACCTTGAAGAGAAGGATCACGTCAAGCGCGAAGACGTTGGAAATACAACCGAATCTTCCAACACCACCGTAAGCACCGAAGCCCCTAGAACCAAGAGGGAAGCCGTCGATTCCACCAAGGACGCAGCCAAGCCCCAAGCT CGACTGCTCGGTCTGAAATCTGATAAAGTGAAGCCAACATTCGGCGTTTCCTTCGGCCTGCCATACGGCTACGGCCAACCTTACCCCCTCAATCCTTTCGGCTCCGTCCCCTCTGCGGTCAACCCCTTCTTTGGCTCTGTCGGGCCCGGCGGCCTCAGCCTTGGTCCCGTCAGCGTCAACCCTTTGGTCTCCATCCAGGTGACCAAAGACGAGTTCGGTGAGAAGGTGATCAAACCTCTGGTTAACCTGCACGTCACGCCAAACAAGGGGTTGCTGCATAAATTCCAAGGCCTTGTTGGTGGCTTTGGAGGTGGAGGATATCCACCCCCGGTGCACCACGTCCATCACGGCCACATCAACCACAACCACCCCCCTCCTCCTTTCATCCTGCCTGGACCCCCTCGCCCTCACCCTCCCCCATTCTACGGCCCCGGGCCCTTCAGGCCGCCGTATGCGCCAGGACCGTACAGAAAGGGTCATCATGAGGAATATATTGACGATGACGATGATGACGAGGAGTTCGTCTATCCGGCCGGAAGGGAGCGAGACCCCGAGAGGCCTGTCAGCAGGCCCACGCAGCCCCTGAGATCGCAATACGCAGAGAAATACGCGTCCCCTCAAAATTACTACAACAGTCCCGCAAGAACGGGCGACGATTTCAAACTCCCTCCCACCTCGCGAGCTGTCAAATTTCCCAGAGACAGACGTGATGTTGAAGTGGTGGCCGAG CGTCAATTTGGAGGAAACCAACTTGGCAATGGAAACAGATGCCCTTCCTACCAGGTTTGCTGCAGAAACCCTGGTCGTCCTGCCTACGCTCCTCAGCAACAGCAAGGCTATCCCCAGTGCGGCCGTAGGAACGCCCAAGGAATCAATGGCAGGATCAAGAACCCAGTCTATGCTGATGGTGACAGCGAGTTCGGCGAGTATCCCTGGCAGGCAGCTATCTTGAAGAAGGACGCCCATGAGAGCGTGTACGTTTGCGGAGGTACTCTGATCGACAACCAGCACGTCATCACTGCTGCTCACTGCGTTAAGGg ATACAATGGCCAAGAGCTGCGAGTTCGTCTTGGTGAATGGGATGTGAACCACGATGTTGAGTTCTACCCTTACATTGAAACCGACGTTGCCCGAGTGACTGTTCATCCTGAATTCTATGCCGGCACTCTCTTCAACGATCTTGCAATCATCAAGCTCATCAGGCCTGTCGATCTCCAGAGAAA TCCTCACATCAGCGCTGCTTGCCTGCCCGACCCTCACAATGATTTCTCTGGCTCCCGCTGCTACACCACTGGCTGGGGCAAGGATGCCTTTGGAGACTTTGGCAAATACCAGAACATCTTGAAGGAGGTTGATGTGCCTGTCGTGTCGCACCACCAGTGCCAGAGCCAGCTCCAGCAGACCAGACTGGGCTACGACTTCAAGCTGCACCCTGGCTTCATCTGCGCTGGAGGAGAGGAAGGAAAGGACGCCTGCAAG GGTGATGGTGGCGGCCCTATGGTCTGCGAGAAGGGAGGCAGCTGGCAGGTCGTTGGTGTGGTCAGCTGGGGCATCGGCTGCGGCCAGTATGGAGTTCCTGGAGTGTACGTCAAAGTGGCCCACTACCTCGACTGGATCCGCCAAATCACGAGACAGCCTTTCTAA
- the LOC135941205 gene encoding uncharacterized protein LOC135941205 isoform X2 produces MMRVTLIACFAALAASTSAEWSWSGSQSVGSTDKPVQSEALDHLTKAEFVSVPDQQTDKSETIIDTIIQSGREGRTLSEDAYQQVASEPAFKRVIAAGDDAQARQFVKERLCNLGLMTCDGIEGKAGYIQPHDVFYAQPVAIKPVGEPIPAVPIRQPHAYKPFPGPNQHGFPGPNQQGFPGPGGANFNQYPRPGGYPSFGKRPPPINGGIYGPPKPVPFAGDDYAVKKTQHKELVTGGGIGGPVQHVHHHYHHGNSGAAPIGGGLPLGGGLSQGGGGLPLGGGGFQASGGSGFQASGVGVYPGFSKAPPPIYEPELEPDDQPGQGEYGAPFYKKELNLSNNKKQVYGSAATNFNSYAGQYNGYESPRSDKCYCVPIEQCPANEVIGRKEDNPASLIDPRNKETAIEAEDLEEKDHVKREDVGNTTESSNTTVSTEAPRTKREAVDSTKDAAKPQAVAGSRTGRNSNDSPDAVAEMAALLADKESERSIDGATDDYSADLTAPSEPQLRQFGGNQLGNGNRCPSYQVCCRNPGRPAYAPQQQQGYPQCGRRNAQGINGRIKNPVYADGDSEFGEYPWQAAILKKDAHESVYVCGGTLIDNQHVITAAHCVKGYNGQELRVRLGEWDVNHDVEFYPYIETDVARVTVHPEFYAGTLFNDLAIIKLIRPVDLQRNPHISAACLPDPHNDFSGSRCYTTGWGKDAFGDFGKYQNILKEVDVPVVSHHQCQSQLQQTRLGYDFKLHPGFICAGGEEGKDACKGDGGGPMVCEKGGSWQVVGVVSWGIGCGQYGVPGVYVKVAHYLDWIRQITRQPF; encoded by the exons AGTCCGAGGCTTTGGACCATCTGACCAAGGCTGAGTTCGTATCTGTTCCTGACCAACAGACTGACAAGAGCGAAACCATCATCGACACTATTATCCAGTCTGGTCGCGAAGGTCGCACCTTGAGCGAAGATGCATACCAACAGGTGGCTAGTGAACCCGCTTTCAAGAGGGTCATCGCGGCCGGAGACGACGCCCAAGCCAGACAGTTCGTCAAGGAGAGGCTTTGCAATTTGGGACTGATGAcc tgcGACGGAATCGAAGGAAAGGCGGGTTACATCCAACCCCACGACGTTTTCTACGCTCAACCTGTTGCCATCAAGCCGGTCGGCGAGCCCATCCCCGCCGTGCCCATCCGTCAGCCTCATGCTTACAAACCCTTCCCCGGACCAAACCAACATGGATTTCCCGGACCGAACCAACAAGGATTCCCTGGACCTGGCGGCGCCAACTTCAACCAGTACCCCCGTCCTGGCGGCTACCCCAGTTTCGGCAAGCGTCCTCCTCCCATCAACGGTGGCATCTATGGACCCCCTAAGCCGGTGCCCTTTGCTGGGGATGACTACGCGGTGAAGAAGACACAGCACAAGGAACTTGTGACTGGAGGCGGCATCGGCGGCCCTGTGCAGCACGTGCACCACCACTACCACCACGGAAACTCCGGCGCAGCTCCCATTGGAGGCGGTCTTCCCCTTGGCGGCGGTCTTTCCCAAGGCGGCGGCGGTCTGCCCCTGGGAGGTGGTGGTTTCCAAGCATCTGGAGGTAGTGGTTTCCAGGCATCTGGCGTCGGCGTCTACCCTGGATTCAGCAAGGCACCCCCTCCAATCTACGAGCCTGAACTCGAGCCTGACGACCAGCCAGGACAGGGCGAATATGGAGCACCTTTCTACAAGAAGGAACTGAATCTGAGCAACAACAAGAAGCAGGTTTATGGCTCGGCCGCTACTAACTTCAACAGCTACGCTGGACAGTACAACGGCTACGAATCTCCCAGGTCGGACAAGTGCTATTGCGTTCCCATTGAGCAATGCCCTGCCAACGAAGTCATCGGCCGCAAGGAGGACAACCCCGCCTCACTCATTGACCCCAGAAACAAGGAAACCGCCATCGAAGCCGAGGACCTTGAAGAGAAGGATCACGTCAAGCGCGAAGACGTTGGAAATACAACCGAATCTTCCAACACCACCGTAAGCACCGAAGCCCCTAGAACCAAGAGGGAAGCCGTCGATTCCACCAAGGACGCAGCCAAGCCCCAAGCT GTTGCTGGGTCAAGGACGGGTCGCAACAGTAACGACTCGCCTGATGCGGTGGCGGAAATGGCAGCCTTGCTTGCCGACAAGGAGTCCGAAAGAAGTATCGACGGCGCGACTGACGATTATTCCGCCGACTTGACTGCTCCCTCTGAGCCACAGCTT CGTCAATTTGGAGGAAACCAACTTGGCAATGGAAACAGATGCCCTTCCTACCAGGTTTGCTGCAGAAACCCTGGTCGTCCTGCCTACGCTCCTCAGCAACAGCAAGGCTATCCCCAGTGCGGCCGTAGGAACGCCCAAGGAATCAATGGCAGGATCAAGAACCCAGTCTATGCTGATGGTGACAGCGAGTTCGGCGAGTATCCCTGGCAGGCAGCTATCTTGAAGAAGGACGCCCATGAGAGCGTGTACGTTTGCGGAGGTACTCTGATCGACAACCAGCACGTCATCACTGCTGCTCACTGCGTTAAGGg ATACAATGGCCAAGAGCTGCGAGTTCGTCTTGGTGAATGGGATGTGAACCACGATGTTGAGTTCTACCCTTACATTGAAACCGACGTTGCCCGAGTGACTGTTCATCCTGAATTCTATGCCGGCACTCTCTTCAACGATCTTGCAATCATCAAGCTCATCAGGCCTGTCGATCTCCAGAGAAA TCCTCACATCAGCGCTGCTTGCCTGCCCGACCCTCACAATGATTTCTCTGGCTCCCGCTGCTACACCACTGGCTGGGGCAAGGATGCCTTTGGAGACTTTGGCAAATACCAGAACATCTTGAAGGAGGTTGATGTGCCTGTCGTGTCGCACCACCAGTGCCAGAGCCAGCTCCAGCAGACCAGACTGGGCTACGACTTCAAGCTGCACCCTGGCTTCATCTGCGCTGGAGGAGAGGAAGGAAAGGACGCCTGCAAG GGTGATGGTGGCGGCCCTATGGTCTGCGAGAAGGGAGGCAGCTGGCAGGTCGTTGGTGTGGTCAGCTGGGGCATCGGCTGCGGCCAGTATGGAGTTCCTGGAGTGTACGTCAAAGTGGCCCACTACCTCGACTGGATCCGCCAAATCACGAGACAGCCTTTCTAA
- the LOC135941205 gene encoding uncharacterized protein LOC135941205 isoform X3 has product MMRVTLIACFAALAASTSAEWSWSGSQSVGSTDKPVQSEALDHLTKAEFVSVPDQQTDKSETIIDTIIQSGREGRTLSEDAYQQVASEPAFKRVIAAGDDAQARQFVKERLCNLGLMTCDGIEGKAGYIQPHDVFYAQPVAIKPVGEPIPAVPIRQPHAYKPFPGPNQHGFPGPNQQGFPGPGGANFNQYPRPGGYPSFGKRPPPINGGIYGPPKPVPFAGDDYAVKKTQHKELVTGGGIGGPVQHVHHHYHHGNSGAAPIGGGLPLGGGLSQGGGGLPLGGGGFQASGGSGFQASGVGVYPGFSKAPPPIYEPELEPDDQPGQGEYGAPFYKKELNLSNNKKQVYGSAATNFNSYAGQYNGYESPRSDKCYCVPIEQCPANEVIGRKEDNPASLIDPRNKETAIEAEDLEEKDHVKREDVGNTTESSNTTVSTEAPRTKREAVDSTKDAAKPQARQFGGNQLGNGNRCPSYQVCCRNPGRPAYAPQQQQGYPQCGRRNAQGINGRIKNPVYADGDSEFGEYPWQAAILKKDAHESVYVCGGTLIDNQHVITAAHCVKGYNGQELRVRLGEWDVNHDVEFYPYIETDVARVTVHPEFYAGTLFNDLAIIKLIRPVDLQRNPHISAACLPDPHNDFSGSRCYTTGWGKDAFGDFGKYQNILKEVDVPVVSHHQCQSQLQQTRLGYDFKLHPGFICAGGEEGKDACKGDGGGPMVCEKGGSWQVVGVVSWGIGCGQYGVPGVYVKVAHYLDWIRQITRQPF; this is encoded by the exons AGTCCGAGGCTTTGGACCATCTGACCAAGGCTGAGTTCGTATCTGTTCCTGACCAACAGACTGACAAGAGCGAAACCATCATCGACACTATTATCCAGTCTGGTCGCGAAGGTCGCACCTTGAGCGAAGATGCATACCAACAGGTGGCTAGTGAACCCGCTTTCAAGAGGGTCATCGCGGCCGGAGACGACGCCCAAGCCAGACAGTTCGTCAAGGAGAGGCTTTGCAATTTGGGACTGATGAcc tgcGACGGAATCGAAGGAAAGGCGGGTTACATCCAACCCCACGACGTTTTCTACGCTCAACCTGTTGCCATCAAGCCGGTCGGCGAGCCCATCCCCGCCGTGCCCATCCGTCAGCCTCATGCTTACAAACCCTTCCCCGGACCAAACCAACATGGATTTCCCGGACCGAACCAACAAGGATTCCCTGGACCTGGCGGCGCCAACTTCAACCAGTACCCCCGTCCTGGCGGCTACCCCAGTTTCGGCAAGCGTCCTCCTCCCATCAACGGTGGCATCTATGGACCCCCTAAGCCGGTGCCCTTTGCTGGGGATGACTACGCGGTGAAGAAGACACAGCACAAGGAACTTGTGACTGGAGGCGGCATCGGCGGCCCTGTGCAGCACGTGCACCACCACTACCACCACGGAAACTCCGGCGCAGCTCCCATTGGAGGCGGTCTTCCCCTTGGCGGCGGTCTTTCCCAAGGCGGCGGCGGTCTGCCCCTGGGAGGTGGTGGTTTCCAAGCATCTGGAGGTAGTGGTTTCCAGGCATCTGGCGTCGGCGTCTACCCTGGATTCAGCAAGGCACCCCCTCCAATCTACGAGCCTGAACTCGAGCCTGACGACCAGCCAGGACAGGGCGAATATGGAGCACCTTTCTACAAGAAGGAACTGAATCTGAGCAACAACAAGAAGCAGGTTTATGGCTCGGCCGCTACTAACTTCAACAGCTACGCTGGACAGTACAACGGCTACGAATCTCCCAGGTCGGACAAGTGCTATTGCGTTCCCATTGAGCAATGCCCTGCCAACGAAGTCATCGGCCGCAAGGAGGACAACCCCGCCTCACTCATTGACCCCAGAAACAAGGAAACCGCCATCGAAGCCGAGGACCTTGAAGAGAAGGATCACGTCAAGCGCGAAGACGTTGGAAATACAACCGAATCTTCCAACACCACCGTAAGCACCGAAGCCCCTAGAACCAAGAGGGAAGCCGTCGATTCCACCAAGGACGCAGCCAAGCCCCAAGCT CGTCAATTTGGAGGAAACCAACTTGGCAATGGAAACAGATGCCCTTCCTACCAGGTTTGCTGCAGAAACCCTGGTCGTCCTGCCTACGCTCCTCAGCAACAGCAAGGCTATCCCCAGTGCGGCCGTAGGAACGCCCAAGGAATCAATGGCAGGATCAAGAACCCAGTCTATGCTGATGGTGACAGCGAGTTCGGCGAGTATCCCTGGCAGGCAGCTATCTTGAAGAAGGACGCCCATGAGAGCGTGTACGTTTGCGGAGGTACTCTGATCGACAACCAGCACGTCATCACTGCTGCTCACTGCGTTAAGGg ATACAATGGCCAAGAGCTGCGAGTTCGTCTTGGTGAATGGGATGTGAACCACGATGTTGAGTTCTACCCTTACATTGAAACCGACGTTGCCCGAGTGACTGTTCATCCTGAATTCTATGCCGGCACTCTCTTCAACGATCTTGCAATCATCAAGCTCATCAGGCCTGTCGATCTCCAGAGAAA TCCTCACATCAGCGCTGCTTGCCTGCCCGACCCTCACAATGATTTCTCTGGCTCCCGCTGCTACACCACTGGCTGGGGCAAGGATGCCTTTGGAGACTTTGGCAAATACCAGAACATCTTGAAGGAGGTTGATGTGCCTGTCGTGTCGCACCACCAGTGCCAGAGCCAGCTCCAGCAGACCAGACTGGGCTACGACTTCAAGCTGCACCCTGGCTTCATCTGCGCTGGAGGAGAGGAAGGAAAGGACGCCTGCAAG GGTGATGGTGGCGGCCCTATGGTCTGCGAGAAGGGAGGCAGCTGGCAGGTCGTTGGTGTGGTCAGCTGGGGCATCGGCTGCGGCCAGTATGGAGTTCCTGGAGTGTACGTCAAAGTGGCCCACTACCTCGACTGGATCCGCCAAATCACGAGACAGCCTTTCTAA